Proteins from a genomic interval of Pseudomonas versuta:
- a CDS encoding valine--tRNA ligase, translating to MDKTYQPHAIETSWYKTWEEQNYFAPQGAGDPYTIMIPPPNVTGSLHMGHGFNNAIMDALIRFRRMQGRNTLWQPGTDHAGIATQMLVERQIEAQGLNRHDLGREKFLDKIWEWKDQSGGNISRQIRRLGSSVDWSRERFTMDDGLSEAVKEAFVRLHEDGLIYRGKRLVNWDTKLHTAISDLEVENHDEKGFLWNLRYPLADGAKTAEGLDYLVVATTRPETMLGDAAVAVNPEDERYKALIGKFVELPLVGRRIPIIADDYCDPEFGTGCVKITPAHDFNDYEVGKRHNLPLLNIFDKNAAVLPAAQVFNLDGTLNETIDGTLPAKYAGLDRFEARKQIVADFDAAGLLVSVDDHALKVPKGDRSGTIIEPWLTDQWYVSTKPLAEPAIAAVEDGRIAFVPKQYENMYFSWMRDIQDWCISRQLWWGHRIPAWYDESGKVYVGRDEAEVRAKNNLGPDVALQQDNDVLDTWFSSGLWTFSTLGWPEKTDALKTFHSTDVLVTGFDIIFFWVARMIMLTMHLVKNEDGTPQVPFKTVYVHGLVRDGQGQKMSKSKGNVLDPLDIIDGIELEDLVAKRTTGLMQPKLLKKIEKQTRDEFADGIASYGTDALRFTFCSLASTGRDIKFDMGRVEGYRNFCNKIWNAARYVLDKGEDCGQNGEAYELSLADRWIISQLQRTEAEVTRHLDQFRFDLAAQALYEFIWNQYCDWYLELSKPVLWDENAPVERQRGTRRTLVRVLEVALRLAHPFMPFITEEIWQRIAPLAGVEGKTIMLQPWPVANEARIDQAAEDDIEWLKGLMLGTRNIRGEMNIGPGKPLQLYLKNVSSEDQRRLTENDALLKKLAKLESITVLQDGAEAPLSATALVGEMEVLVPMAGLIDKDAELARLDKEIQRLHGEVARVGGKLSNAAFVDKAPAEVIEKERAKLAEAEQALSKLAEQHARISSL from the coding sequence ATGGATAAGACCTACCAGCCGCACGCCATTGAAACTTCCTGGTACAAAACCTGGGAAGAACAGAATTATTTCGCCCCGCAAGGCGCGGGCGACCCGTACACCATCATGATTCCGCCGCCGAACGTCACCGGCAGCCTGCATATGGGCCACGGTTTTAACAACGCGATCATGGACGCCTTGATCCGTTTCCGCCGCATGCAGGGTCGCAACACCCTGTGGCAGCCGGGCACCGACCACGCGGGTATCGCCACCCAGATGCTGGTTGAGCGTCAGATCGAAGCACAAGGTCTGAACCGCCACGACCTGGGCCGCGAGAAGTTCCTGGACAAGATCTGGGAATGGAAAGATCAGTCCGGCGGCAACATCAGCCGTCAGATCCGTCGCCTTGGCTCGTCCGTAGACTGGAGCCGCGAGCGCTTTACCATGGACGACGGCCTGTCCGAAGCCGTGAAGGAAGCCTTTGTGCGCCTGCACGAAGACGGCCTGATCTATCGTGGCAAGCGCCTGGTCAACTGGGACACCAAGCTGCACACCGCAATTTCCGACCTTGAAGTGGAAAACCACGACGAGAAAGGTTTCTTGTGGAACCTGCGCTACCCGCTGGCTGACGGCGCCAAAACCGCTGAAGGCCTGGACTACCTGGTAGTTGCGACCACCCGTCCGGAAACCATGCTCGGCGATGCTGCCGTCGCGGTAAACCCGGAAGACGAACGCTACAAGGCCCTGATCGGAAAATTCGTCGAGCTGCCACTGGTTGGCCGGCGTATCCCGATCATCGCTGACGACTACTGCGATCCTGAATTCGGCACCGGCTGCGTGAAAATCACGCCGGCCCACGACTTCAACGACTACGAAGTGGGCAAGCGTCACAACCTGCCGCTGCTAAACATTTTCGACAAAAACGCAGCCGTACTGCCTGCCGCCCAGGTATTCAACCTCGACGGCACGCTGAACGAAACCATCGACGGCACCCTGCCGGCCAAGTACGCCGGCCTGGACCGCTTCGAGGCGCGCAAGCAAATCGTCGCCGACTTCGACGCCGCGGGCCTGCTGGTCAGCGTCGACGATCACGCGCTGAAAGTACCGAAGGGCGACCGCTCGGGCACCATCATCGAACCGTGGCTGACCGATCAGTGGTACGTATCGACCAAGCCATTGGCAGAACCTGCCATTGCCGCCGTTGAAGATGGCCGTATCGCGTTCGTGCCCAAGCAGTACGAAAACATGTACTTCTCGTGGATGCGCGACATCCAGGACTGGTGCATCAGCCGTCAGCTGTGGTGGGGCCACCGGATTCCGGCCTGGTACGACGAGTCGGGCAAGGTCTATGTAGGCCGCGACGAAGCCGAAGTCCGAGCCAAGAACAACCTGGGGCCGGATGTTGCGCTGCAACAGGACAACGACGTGCTCGACACCTGGTTCAGTTCGGGTCTGTGGACGTTCTCCACCCTGGGCTGGCCGGAAAAAACCGATGCGCTGAAAACCTTCCACTCAACCGACGTGCTGGTTACCGGCTTCGACATCATTTTCTTCTGGGTTGCCCGGATGATCATGCTCACCATGCACCTGGTGAAAAACGAAGACGGCACCCCGCAAGTTCCGTTCAAGACCGTGTATGTACACGGCCTGGTACGCGACGGTCAGGGCCAGAAGATGTCCAAGTCCAAGGGCAACGTCCTGGACCCGCTGGACATCATCGACGGCATCGAGCTCGAAGACCTGGTAGCCAAACGCACCACCGGCCTGATGCAGCCAAAACTGCTGAAGAAGATCGAAAAGCAGACCCGTGACGAATTCGCAGACGGCATCGCCAGCTACGGCACCGACGCCCTGCGTTTCACCTTCTGCTCGCTGGCATCCACCGGTCGCGACATCAAGTTCGACATGGGCCGCGTTGAAGGCTATCGCAACTTCTGCAACAAGATCTGGAACGCCGCACGCTACGTGCTGGACAAAGGCGAAGACTGCGGCCAGAACGGCGAAGCCTACGAACTGTCACTGGCTGACCGCTGGATCATCTCGCAGCTGCAGCGCACCGAAGCCGAAGTGACCCGTCATCTCGACCAGTTCCGCTTCGACCTCGCCGCTCAAGCGTTGTACGAGTTCATCTGGAACCAGTATTGCGACTGGTACCTGGAACTGTCCAAGCCTGTGCTGTGGGACGAAAACGCTCCGGTTGAACGCCAGCGCGGCACGCGTCGCACCCTGGTACGGGTACTGGAAGTGGCCTTGCGTCTGGCGCACCCGTTCATGCCGTTCATCACCGAAGAAATCTGGCAGCGCATCGCGCCGCTGGCCGGCGTCGAAGGCAAGACCATCATGTTGCAACCGTGGCCGGTGGCGAACGAAGCGCGCATCGACCAGGCTGCCGAAGATGATATCGAATGGCTCAAGGGCCTGATGCTCGGCACGCGCAACATCCGTGGCGAGATGAACATCGGTCCTGGCAAGCCTTTGCAGCTGTACCTGAAAAACGTCAGCAGCGAAGATCAGCGCCGTTTGACCGAGAACGATGCCCTGCTCAAAAAGCTGGCTAAACTCGAATCCATCACCGTGCTGCAAGACGGCGCCGAAGCACCGCTGTCCGCTACCGCTCTGGTTGGCGAGATGGAAGTGCTGGTGCCAATGGCCGGCCTGATCGACAAAGATGCAGAGTTGGCGCGCCTGGACAAGGAAATCCAGCGCTTGCACGGCGAAGTTGCCCGCGTTGGCGGCAAGTTGTCGAACGCCGCATTCGTTGACAAGGCTCCGGCCGAAGTCATCGAGAAAGAACGTGCCAAGTTGGCCGAAGCCGAACAGGCTTTGAGCAAACTGGCAGAACAGCACGCGCGGATTTCCAGCCTGTAA
- the rlmF gene encoding 23S rRNA (adenine(1618)-N(6))-methyltransferase RlmF, with the protein MTTPRTSKATRHKPKSAAEAKPVEPRVKPSLHPRNRHQGRYDFPQLISVCPELAEFVIINPYGKESIDFANPTAVRVFNRALLKAFYGIAHWDIPADYLCPPVPGRADYVHFLADLLASMNDGEIPRGQNVRVLDIGMGANCVYPLIGHSEYRWQFLGTEVDPTAVKAAKAIVQSNGLNKAISLRLQPNPQKILLDLLESTERFDLTMCNPPFHASLDEATRGSERKWRALGKADPKRKLPVLNFGGQAAELWCEGGEQRFVTQLIRESVQVGRQILWFSVLVSKASNLPAIQTALKKAGARESQVVDMSQGNKQSRFVAWTFHDKDQQQMWREKNWK; encoded by the coding sequence ATGACGACCCCACGTACTTCCAAAGCCACACGCCACAAGCCCAAGTCCGCTGCAGAGGCCAAACCGGTCGAGCCGCGCGTCAAGCCCAGCCTGCACCCGCGCAACCGTCACCAGGGCCGTTACGACTTCCCGCAGCTGATCTCGGTCTGCCCTGAACTGGCCGAATTCGTGATCATCAACCCGTATGGCAAAGAGAGCATCGACTTTGCCAACCCGACCGCCGTACGCGTATTCAACCGCGCCCTGCTCAAGGCGTTTTACGGCATTGCTCACTGGGACATCCCGGCTGACTACCTGTGCCCGCCGGTTCCCGGGCGCGCCGACTACGTGCACTTCCTGGCCGACCTGCTGGCCAGCATGAACGACGGCGAAATCCCCCGCGGCCAGAACGTGCGCGTGCTGGACATCGGCATGGGCGCCAACTGCGTCTACCCGCTGATCGGCCATAGCGAATACCGCTGGCAGTTCCTGGGCACTGAAGTCGACCCGACTGCAGTCAAGGCGGCCAAGGCCATTGTGCAGTCCAACGGTCTTAACAAAGCCATCAGCCTGCGCCTGCAGCCTAACCCGCAGAAGATCCTGCTGGACCTGCTGGAGAGCACCGAGCGTTTCGACCTGACCATGTGCAACCCGCCGTTCCACGCGTCCCTGGACGAGGCTACACGCGGCAGCGAGCGTAAATGGCGCGCACTGGGCAAGGCAGATCCCAAGCGCAAGCTGCCGGTTCTGAACTTTGGTGGCCAGGCGGCCGAATTGTGGTGTGAAGGCGGCGAGCAGCGCTTTGTGACTCAACTGATCCGTGAAAGCGTGCAGGTGGGCCGCCAGATCCTGTGGTTTAGCGTACTGGTGTCCAAGGCGTCTAACCTGCCGGCAATCCAGACCGCGCTGAAAAAAGCCGGAGCGCGTGAAAGCCAGGTCGTCGACATGTCCCAGGGCAACAAGCAAAGCCGCTTTGTGGCCTGGACATTCCATGACAAGGATCAGCAGCAAATGTGGCGCGAAAAAAACTGGAAGTAA
- a CDS encoding HU family DNA-binding protein encodes MAITKDQLIADIAEAIDAPKTTARNALDQLAQIVADQLENGGEITLPGIGKLKVTERPARTGRNPSTGAAIEIAAKKVIKLVVAKGLTDAVNK; translated from the coding sequence ATGGCTATTACTAAAGACCAACTGATCGCCGATATCGCTGAAGCTATCGACGCGCCAAAAACTACCGCGCGTAACGCTCTGGACCAACTGGCCCAGATCGTTGCTGATCAATTGGAAAATGGCGGCGAAATCACTCTGCCAGGTATTGGCAAACTGAAAGTGACCGAGCGTCCTGCCCGCACTGGCCGTAACCCTTCGACTGGCGCTGCCATCGAAATCGCAGCCAAAAAAGTTATCAAGCTCGTTGTGGCCAAAGGCCTGACTGACGCTGTTAACAAGTAA
- the yejK gene encoding nucleoid-associated protein YejK, protein MPIRHCIVHLIEKKPDGTPAVLHARDSELAESQAIENMLADLNESYNAKQGKAWGFFHAESGAHPFSGWLKEYLDGGTDFTAFSRVAVEHLQKLMEESNLSVGGHVLFAHYQQGMTDYLAIALLHHSDGVAVNAELDVTPSRHLDLGQLHLAARINISEWQNNKQSKQYISFIKGKNGKKVSEYFRDFIGCQEGVDGPGETRTLLKAFSDFVESEDLPEESAREKTKTLVDYASSQAKIGEPMGLVELSELIDEERPKAFYDHIRNKDYGLSPEIPADKRTLNQFRRFTGRAEGLSISFEAHLLGSKIEFDEEAGTLVIKGLPTQLLDQLKRNK, encoded by the coding sequence ATGCCGATCCGTCACTGCATCGTCCATTTAATTGAAAAAAAACCCGACGGTACGCCCGCTGTTCTCCACGCCCGCGACTCTGAACTGGCCGAGTCTCAAGCCATCGAGAACATGCTCGCTGACCTCAACGAAAGTTATAACGCCAAGCAAGGCAAGGCCTGGGGTTTTTTCCATGCCGAGTCGGGGGCCCATCCGTTCAGCGGCTGGCTCAAGGAATACCTGGACGGTGGTACGGACTTCACCGCCTTCAGCCGCGTGGCTGTGGAGCACCTGCAAAAGCTGATGGAAGAATCCAACCTGTCGGTGGGCGGTCACGTGTTGTTCGCCCATTACCAGCAGGGCATGACTGACTATCTGGCCATCGCCCTGCTGCATCACAGCGACGGCGTAGCAGTGAACGCGGAGCTGGACGTGACGCCTTCGCGCCATCTGGACCTGGGCCAACTGCACCTGGCCGCACGGATCAACATTTCCGAGTGGCAGAACAACAAGCAGTCCAAGCAGTACATTTCGTTTATCAAGGGCAAGAACGGCAAGAAAGTCTCGGAATACTTCCGCGACTTTATCGGTTGCCAGGAAGGGGTCGACGGCCCCGGCGAGACCCGCACCCTGCTCAAGGCGTTCAGCGACTTCGTTGAAAGCGAAGACCTGCCTGAAGAGTCGGCCCGCGAAAAAACCAAGACCCTGGTCGATTACGCCAGCAGCCAGGCCAAGATCGGTGAACCGATGGGCCTTGTCGAGTTGTCCGAACTGATCGACGAAGAGCGCCCGAAAGCCTTCTATGACCATATCCGCAACAAAGACTACGGGCTGTCCCCGGAAATTCCGGCAGATAAACGCACCCTGAACCAGTTCCGCCGCTTCACCGGACGCGCCGAGGGCCTGTCCATCAGCTTTGAAGCGCACCTGCTGGGCTCCAAGATCGAATTCGACGAAGAAGCCGGCACGCTGGTGATCAAGGGCCTGCCTACCCAGTTGCTCGACCAGCTCAAGCGCAACAAGTAA
- a CDS encoding glutaredoxin family protein: protein MLNGILKKVLFVLVVVVIFQNWGKIERVLHPSAAVPEQTRASARVVLYATEWCGYCKATRRFLDQKGIPFQEFDIDKDAAARQAYEALGGRGIPILDVNGTLLRDFNPDAIMAALK from the coding sequence ATGCTCAATGGCATCTTGAAGAAAGTCCTGTTTGTTCTGGTGGTGGTGGTCATCTTCCAGAACTGGGGCAAGATCGAGCGAGTGCTTCACCCCTCGGCCGCGGTGCCCGAGCAAACCCGGGCCAGTGCCCGGGTGGTGCTGTATGCCACCGAGTGGTGCGGCTATTGCAAGGCCACCCGGCGCTTTCTGGATCAGAAAGGCATCCCGTTCCAAGAGTTTGATATCGACAAGGATGCCGCCGCCCGCCAGGCCTATGAAGCCCTGGGCGGACGCGGAATTCCGATTCTGGACGTGAACGGCACCTTGCTCAGAGACTTCAACCCCGATGCGATAATGGCTGCGCTGAAATAA
- a CDS encoding glutathione S-transferase family protein, with product MSELILHHYAASPFAQKARLLLGFKGLAWHSVHIPPMMPKPELTALSGGYRKTPVLQAGADIYCDTALIARRLEQEKSAPALFPLGQELVVSAFAAWADSVVFQHAVSLVFQPESAAVRFAKMPPEMLKAFVADRAGLFSGGSATRVPAEQALLQWPVIMARLEQQLQHEQGDYLFGKPSIADFALAHSLWFLKATPVTAPLVDAYPAVSAWLQRVLDFGQGTPIEMTAEQALAVAKGAEPVALPEFDSGFGFSKGQRVTVAATDYGVDPVEGELVYIGAEELVVRREDPRAGVVHVHFPRIGFRIEAVGQ from the coding sequence ATGTCAGAGTTGATTCTTCATCACTACGCAGCTTCCCCTTTCGCACAAAAGGCACGCCTTCTACTGGGCTTCAAGGGGCTTGCGTGGCACTCGGTACACATCCCGCCCATGATGCCCAAGCCTGAGCTGACAGCGCTGAGCGGTGGTTATCGCAAGACTCCGGTATTGCAGGCCGGAGCGGATATTTACTGCGACACCGCTTTGATTGCGCGCCGACTGGAGCAGGAGAAATCGGCACCAGCACTGTTTCCTCTGGGTCAGGAGCTGGTGGTCAGTGCCTTTGCCGCGTGGGCTGATTCGGTGGTGTTTCAGCATGCAGTAAGCCTGGTGTTCCAGCCAGAGTCTGCGGCGGTGAGGTTTGCCAAAATGCCGCCGGAAATGCTCAAGGCGTTCGTGGCCGATCGCGCTGGCCTGTTCAGCGGTGGCAGTGCCACCCGTGTCCCCGCCGAGCAGGCTTTATTGCAATGGCCGGTGATCATGGCGCGGCTGGAGCAGCAGTTGCAGCATGAGCAGGGTGACTACCTGTTCGGTAAACCTTCAATTGCCGACTTTGCGCTGGCGCACTCGCTGTGGTTCCTCAAGGCCACGCCTGTGACTGCACCTCTGGTTGATGCGTATCCGGCAGTTTCAGCCTGGTTGCAGCGCGTTCTGGACTTCGGACAGGGCACCCCGATTGAAATGACTGCCGAGCAGGCGCTGGCGGTTGCCAAAGGTGCCGAGCCGGTTGCCTTGCCTGAGTTCGATTCGGGGTTTGGCTTTAGCAAAGGCCAGCGCGTGACCGTTGCGGCAACGGACTATGGGGTTGATCCGGTAGAGGGCGAATTGGTCTACATCGGCGCAGAAGAGCTGGTAGTGCGTCGCGAGGATCCACGGGCCGGGGTCGTGCATGTGCATTTTCCGCGGATCGGGTTCCGGATTGAGGCGGTGGGTCAATAA
- a CDS encoding GIY-YIG nuclease family protein produces the protein MTQALSDPLCCKPWFVYLVRAANGSLYCGISDDPVRRFAKHQSGKGARFFASSPAVALVYTESWPDKGEALRQERLIKKLKKSAKECLVQSQAGQFD, from the coding sequence ATGACTCAGGCCCTTTCAGATCCGCTGTGTTGCAAACCCTGGTTTGTGTACCTGGTACGGGCCGCTAACGGTTCGCTGTATTGCGGGATCAGTGATGATCCGGTGCGGCGTTTTGCCAAGCATCAAAGTGGCAAAGGCGCACGTTTTTTCGCTTCCAGCCCGGCCGTTGCTCTGGTCTATACCGAATCCTGGCCTGATAAAGGCGAAGCGTTGCGCCAGGAACGACTGATCAAAAAGCTCAAGAAAAGTGCCAAGGAATGCCTGGTGCAAAGCCAGGCAGGTCAGTTTGATTAA
- a CDS encoding CynX/NimT family MFS transporter, with product MPRNASPSINSTEPVRHLDDLEELLIDAEADDEQVQQAPVVVRAWLLLLGLVLVALNLRPALSSMAPLLSQVSDSLGLSAAQAGLLTTLPVLCLGVFAPLAPILARRFGTERVVLGILLTLGGAIALRSCLGEVGLFAGSILAGASIGVIGVLLPGIIKRDFAGHAGTMMGVYTMALCLGAALAAGATVPLSNYLNDSWALGLGFWALPALVAAIFWLPQAGKRQGAHKVAYRVSGLMRDPLAWQVTLYMGLQSSLSYIVFGWLPSILIGRGLTPTQAGLVMSGSVIVQLITALSAPWLSTRGKDQRLAIVLMMSMTLAGLFGCLYAPLDGLWGWAIVLGLGQGGAFSLALTLIVLRSRDAHVAANLSGMAQGIGYTVASMGPLAVGVVHEMTGGWSAVGWIFGVIGIIAIAAGLGAGRALYVNAQSEKI from the coding sequence ATGCCGCGCAATGCCTCGCCATCGATAAACAGCACCGAACCGGTGCGTCATCTGGATGATCTGGAGGAGCTGCTGATCGATGCCGAAGCCGACGACGAGCAAGTGCAGCAAGCGCCTGTGGTGGTGCGTGCGTGGTTGTTGCTGTTGGGGCTGGTGCTGGTGGCGCTGAACCTGCGTCCGGCGTTGTCGAGCATGGCGCCATTGCTCTCTCAAGTGTCTGACAGCCTGGGGTTGTCTGCGGCCCAGGCGGGTTTGTTGACCACCTTGCCAGTGCTTTGCCTGGGCGTATTTGCGCCTTTGGCGCCGATCCTTGCCCGGCGTTTCGGTACGGAACGGGTAGTGCTGGGCATTCTTCTTACATTGGGCGGCGCAATTGCCCTGCGCAGTTGCCTGGGGGAAGTCGGGCTTTTTGCCGGAAGTATTCTGGCCGGAGCCAGTATTGGTGTGATCGGTGTGTTGTTGCCCGGCATCATCAAGCGCGATTTTGCCGGGCATGCCGGAACGATGATGGGGGTCTACACCATGGCCTTGTGCCTGGGGGCCGCACTGGCGGCGGGTGCGACCGTGCCGTTGAGCAATTATCTGAATGACAGCTGGGCGCTGGGGCTCGGGTTTTGGGCGTTACCTGCGCTGGTGGCGGCCATTTTCTGGCTGCCCCAGGCAGGCAAGCGACAGGGGGCGCACAAGGTGGCCTATCGGGTGAGTGGCCTGATGCGTGATCCTCTGGCCTGGCAAGTGACGTTGTACATGGGTTTGCAGTCCTCGCTGTCCTACATCGTTTTTGGCTGGCTGCCTTCGATTCTGATCGGTCGAGGCCTGACCCCGACTCAGGCCGGGCTGGTGATGTCGGGTTCAGTCATTGTGCAACTGATCACCGCACTGAGTGCCCCCTGGCTGTCGACACGTGGCAAAGACCAGCGGCTGGCAATTGTATTGATGATGAGCATGACTCTGGCCGGTCTGTTTGGCTGCCTGTATGCACCGCTGGATGGCTTGTGGGGCTGGGCGATTGTGCTGGGCCTGGGGCAGGGCGGGGCGTTTAGCCTGGCGCTGACCTTGATCGTGCTGCGCTCACGGGATGCCCATGTGGCGGCCAACTTGTCGGGCATGGCCCAGGGGATCGGCTACACGGTGGCGTCTATGGGGCCACTGGCGGTGGGTGTTGTGCATGAAATGACCGGTGGCTGGAGCGCGGTGGGCTGGATTTTCGGCGTGATCGGCATCATTGCCATCGCTGCCGGGCTCGGCGCAGGGCGGGCCTTGTATGTGAATGCGCAGAGCGAAAAGATTTGA
- a CDS encoding amino acid ABC transporter permease: protein MTTHVFKPDMPPPGNRIGIVAWARANLFSSWLNTLLTLFAFYLIWLIVPPLLSWAIFDANWVGTTRADCTKDGACWVFIQQRFGQFMYGYYPRDLRWRVDLTVWLAVIGIAPLFISRFKHKAIYGLGFLVVYPVLAYSLLHGGYWGLSNVATSQWGGLMLTLVIATVGIAGALPLGILLALGRRSDMPAIRVVCVTFIEFWRGVPLITVLFMSSVMLPLFLPEGMNFDKLLRALIGVILFQSAYVAEVVRGGLQAIPKGQYEAAAAMGLGYWRSMGLVILPQALKLVIPGIVNTFIALFKDTSLVIIIGLFDLLNSVKQAAADPTWLGMATEGYVFAALVFWIFCFGMSRYSMHLERKLDTGHKR from the coding sequence ATGACGACTCATGTTTTCAAACCTGACATGCCGCCGCCGGGCAACCGCATCGGCATCGTCGCCTGGGCCCGGGCCAATCTGTTTTCCAGTTGGCTCAACACCTTGCTTACGCTGTTTGCCTTTTATCTGATCTGGTTGATCGTGCCACCGCTCTTGAGCTGGGCGATCTTTGACGCCAATTGGGTGGGCACTACCCGGGCCGACTGCACCAAGGACGGCGCCTGCTGGGTCTTCATTCAGCAGCGCTTCGGCCAGTTCATGTACGGCTATTACCCGCGTGACTTGCGCTGGCGGGTCGACCTGACGGTGTGGTTGGCCGTGATCGGCATCGCGCCGTTGTTTATCTCGCGCTTCAAGCACAAGGCGATCTACGGCCTGGGCTTTTTGGTGGTGTACCCGGTGCTGGCTTACAGCCTGCTGCATGGCGGTTACTGGGGGCTGAGCAACGTGGCCACCAGCCAGTGGGGCGGCCTGATGCTGACGCTGGTGATTGCCACGGTCGGTATCGCAGGTGCTTTGCCGTTGGGGATTTTGCTGGCGCTGGGAAGACGTTCGGACATGCCGGCGATTCGCGTGGTGTGTGTGACGTTTATCGAGTTCTGGCGCGGCGTGCCGTTGATCACCGTGCTGTTCATGTCATCGGTGATGCTGCCGTTGTTTCTGCCTGAGGGCATGAACTTCGACAAATTGCTGCGGGCCTTGATTGGCGTGATCCTGTTCCAGTCGGCCTATGTCGCGGAAGTGGTACGCGGTGGTTTGCAGGCCATTCCCAAAGGTCAGTACGAAGCGGCCGCCGCGATGGGGCTGGGTTACTGGCGCAGCATGGGGCTGGTGATTCTGCCCCAGGCCCTGAAGCTGGTGATCCCCGGCATCGTCAATACCTTTATCGCCCTGTTCAAGGACACCAGCCTGGTGATCATCATCGGCCTGTTCGACCTGCTCAACAGCGTCAAGCAAGCTGCTGCCGACCCGACATGGCTGGGTATGGCGACCGAAGGCTATGTGTTTGCGGCGTTGGTGTTCTGGATTTTCTGTTTTGGTATGTCCCGCTACTCCATGCATCTGGAGCGCAAGCTGGACACTGGCCACAAGCGTTAG
- a CDS encoding amino acid ABC transporter permease, which produces MQTKVGAPKPRLSLSDPRVRAWLFQIITVALVVFMGWYLFNNTQTNLQHRGITSGFGFLERSAGFGIAQHLIDYTESDSYARVFVIGLLNTLLVSVIGVILATILGFIIGIARLSPNWMINKLATVYVEVFRNIPPLLQILFWYFAVFLTMPGPRNSHNFADTFYMSSRGLNMPAAIGTDAFWPFVVSVLLAIVAVVLMARWANKRFEATGVPFHKFWAGLGLMLLIPGVCMLIFGSPVHWEMPQLKGFNFVGGWVLIPELLALTIALTVYTAAFIAEIVRSGIKSVSHGQTEAARSLGLRPGPTLRKVIIPQALRVIIPPLTSQYLNLVKNSSLAAGIGYPEMVSLFAGTVLNQTGQAIEVIAITMSVYLAISISISLLMNWYNTRIALIER; this is translated from the coding sequence ATGCAGACTAAAGTCGGCGCACCCAAGCCGAGGCTCAGCCTCAGCGATCCACGTGTGCGTGCGTGGTTATTTCAGATCATCACTGTCGCGTTGGTGGTCTTCATGGGCTGGTATCTGTTCAACAACACCCAGACCAACTTGCAACACCGGGGTATCACTTCGGGTTTTGGCTTTCTTGAACGCAGTGCCGGGTTTGGCATTGCGCAGCATTTGATTGATTACACCGAGTCGGACAGTTATGCCCGGGTGTTTGTGATCGGCCTGCTGAACACGCTGCTGGTGTCGGTAATAGGCGTGATCCTGGCGACCATTCTGGGTTTTATTATCGGTATTGCCCGGTTGTCGCCTAACTGGATGATCAACAAACTGGCAACGGTTTACGTTGAGGTATTCCGCAATATCCCGCCATTGCTGCAAATTCTGTTCTGGTACTTCGCGGTCTTCCTGACCATGCCGGGGCCACGCAACAGTCACAACTTTGCTGACACTTTCTATATGAGCAGCCGCGGCCTGAACATGCCGGCGGCCATTGGTACCGATGCGTTCTGGCCATTTGTAGTCAGCGTGTTGCTGGCGATTGTGGCAGTGGTGCTGATGGCGCGCTGGGCCAACAAGCGGTTTGAAGCGACCGGCGTGCCGTTTCACAAGTTCTGGGCCGGGCTGGGCCTGATGCTGTTGATTCCGGGCGTGTGCATGTTGATCTTCGGCTCGCCGGTGCACTGGGAAATGCCGCAGCTCAAGGGCTTCAACTTTGTAGGCGGCTGGGTGCTGATACCGGAGTTGCTGGCGCTGACCATCGCATTGACCGTTTATACGGCGGCGTTCATTGCTGAAATCGTGCGCTCGGGCATCAAGTCGGTGAGTCATGGCCAGACCGAAGCCGCGCGCTCGCTGGGCCTGCGCCCCGGACCGACGCTGCGCAAGGTGATCATCCCGCAGGCATTGCGGGTCATTATTCCGCCGCTGACCAGCCAATACCTCAACCTGGTGAAGAACTCGTCGCTGGCGGCGGGCATCGGTTACCCGGAAATGGTTTCACTGTTTGCCGGCACGGTACTCAACCAGACCGGGCAAGCGATTGAAGTCATTGCCATCACCATGAGCGTTTACCTGGCCATCAGCATCAGCATTTCGCTGCTGATGAATTGGTACAACACGCGCATTGCGCTGATCGAGCGATGA